Below is a genomic region from Thermotoga sp..
AGGTTGATGGAAGCGATACTGAAAAACGCCCGAGTACTCCTCAGAAGATACATCAAAAAGAAAGAGGCACTGACCAGGATCTGGAAGAGATACCTGCTCCAAAAGGAAGGAGATACCGTCACTTTTCTGGAAGATAACCAAGAGAAAAGGGGAAAGATCTTGAAAATCTCATCCGATCATCTGCTCGTCGAAACCGACGAAGGTGTTAAGAAGGTCTATTCACTCTCTCCTCACTGAGAATTTCGTATCCCCCGTTTCCAACCACTCTAAGTTTCAACTTCTTTGTGGGAAGAAACACCTCTACCACATCGCCATCCTTCACCTCGTAAGAGGCTTTGGCTGGTCTTCCGTTTACCAGGACTTTCTGTCCCTTCAGAAGTCTTTGAGCAACTGTCCTTCTTTTTATAACCGAAATCTTCAGAAACATATCCAACCTCATATCCGATGCACCCTATCTATCAACTCCTCATCCCTCATCAAAAAGGGATCTTCACCTGCCAGAAGAAGTCTCCTCATTACCTTCAGCCTGGTGGTAAAATAAGAGGGATCGATGTTTCTTAAGAAATCCTCCCTCGACCCGTCGAAAGTCTTCCTTCCATCCTCCAGAAACACCACGCGATCCACGTGTTCTATCACCGTTTCTATATCGTGTGAGATGAGAACAACTGTCTTTTTCAGTTTCTTCCATTTCTCTATCACCCTCAAGAGATCGGTTTTACCTCCTCGATCGAGTCCCACGAACGGTTCGTCCAGTATCAGAATGTCCGGTTCGTGCACGATTACAGAAGCAATGGCAACCCTTCTTTTCTCTCCCCCGGATAGAAAAAAAGGAATTCTGTCTTTGAACTCGTCGAAATCCAATCCCACAAATTCCATTGCCTTCTTCACAAAGGGAACGGGATCCTCACCGGGGTAGAAATTTCGTACGGCGAAAGCGATCTCGTCGAAAACACTCTCCGCGAAGAATTGGTCCTCTGGATACTGGAACGCTATGCCTATGTGTTTCCTCACCTCGTAGCCCTTCCTTTGCTTCCCATCGTAGAGTACCCGTCCGCTGGTTGGCTCTATCAAACCTGCTATGATCTGAAGGAGAGTGGATTTCCCAGACCCGGTGTTCCCGGCAACAAGAAGACACTCTCCTTTTTCGATCACAAGATCGATATCTCTAAGGGCGATTTTTTCCAGAGGAGTTCCATGATAAAAGATATGAGTGACGCCGACGACCTCGATCTTCATGTTGAAGATTATACTATGAATAACCCGGGAGATTACCAAGGTGATATAGACCTCATGTGACGAATGAAGAGCAGCGGTGTCCTCTTCTTCTGATTCCGTTAATAGTATATATCACGTGGTAAAATTTAACGAGAGGTGAACATGAGGATGAATTTTTTCGAGCAGATCAAAAACCTCTGGAGAAAGATTTCCGATGCCTGGAACTCCATGTCACGGGAGAGAAAGTTCCTTGTAGGGGGAATAACGGCGGCCCTTGTGATATCCATCATCCTCTTCGCTGTGATAGCCGCCACTCCACACTACAGGCTTCTCATTGCTGGTCTCAGTGAAGAAGAGGCTGGGACGATTATACAAAAACTCGAAGAGATGAATGTTCCCTACAAAGTCTCACCAGGTGGGGACATTTATGTTTCTGATAAGTACAACGTCTACGAATTGAGGATGAAACTCGCTTCCGAGGGAATATTCGGGGGGACCAGAAAGGGCTTTTCCATTCTCAGCGAAAATTCATTCGGGGCCACCAGCTTTGACAAGCAGGTGAAGTACCAGATCGCTCTCCAGGAAGAACTGGAGAAGAGCATCATGACCATTAAGGGAGTCAGGAACGCCCGAGTCCACCTAGTCTTGCCGAAGTACACCTACTACGTTCGTGGCAAAATGGCTGAACCACGTGCCTCTGTCCTCGTTGTACTGGAACCCGGAACCGAGCTCACACGGGAGCAGATAAGAGGAATCGTGGAACTCGTTTCAGGAGCCGTCGAGGGATTGAAACCGGAGAACGTAAGAGTGGTGGACAACTACTCCAGATCCCTCAGCGATATGCTGGAGAGCGGTGAGGAAACCTTCCTGGCATCCAGTAAACTGGAGTTGAAACAACAGCTCGAGAAATACTACGA
It encodes:
- a CDS encoding S4 domain-containing protein; the encoded protein is MRLDMFLKISVIKRRTVAQRLLKGQKVLVNGRPAKASYEVKDGDVVEVFLPTKKLKLRVVGNGGYEILSEERVNRPS
- the ecfA2 gene encoding energy-coupling factor ABC transporter ATP-binding protein EcfA2; translated protein: MVISRVIHSIIFNMKIEVVGVTHIFYHGTPLEKIALRDIDLVIEKGECLLVAGNTGSGKSTLLQIIAGLIEPTSGRVLYDGKQRKGYEVRKHIGIAFQYPEDQFFAESVFDEIAFAVRNFYPGEDPVPFVKKAMEFVGLDFDEFKDRIPFFLSGGEKRRVAIASVIVHEPDILILDEPFVGLDRGGKTDLLRVIEKWKKLKKTVVLISHDIETVIEHVDRVVFLEDGRKTFDGSREDFLRNIDPSYFTTRLKVMRRLLLAGEDPFLMRDEELIDRVHRI